A single genomic interval of Octopus bimaculoides isolate UCB-OBI-ISO-001 chromosome 10, ASM119413v2, whole genome shotgun sequence harbors:
- the LOC106880022 gene encoding zinc finger protein 629 isoform X3: MELGETSAISEDKKYTVQLVTKFTCKYCAMQFASLRDMQLHVLSHTHGKTLHSCTVCGRSYTTPSKLQRHVRVHSGERPYMCNLCGRRFTRSDHVKQHMKVHQPHRQKNMCRICGVRFARSSLLGSHLRRHSILLIHVCRRCGEGFQEAEELDLHRKLHKIKSNLRPNGRRRSRGAPVDMSALTSGPPDDINPKIPSEGKWVGCARFCVAQVSTSNSKIIRMSASENEDHEGDETSNKNEIEFIKQEVQYPSMESEEQQSLSSERSNYQMSISTSYTLAKSLVDNQFRRFSAESEKMFILPSSTEANQGISLRKSESVNNQFGGAVVPTEPSSCPEMLRNSLSSPEISRQTLSSPEISQQRLPSPEVSHETLSALKAVIKREPGCAKEQDSQYPMSLLARNSVAMSQCPPFMKYPEDLSQQTQIRQRNISSPASVNGKRLSKCDHCGMWFEDFGIYMLHSSLHSADETDPFTCRKCLKKLGNRLEFMAHLVWHLDPELHI; this comes from the coding sequence ATGGAACTGGGGGAGACGTCTGCCATCTCTGAAGACAAAAAGTATACAGTGCAGCTGGTGACCAagttcacatgtaaatattgtgcCATGCAATTTGCTTCGTTGCGGGATATGCAGCTGCATGTACTATCACATACTCACGGTAAAACATTGCATAGTTGCACTGTGTGTGGAAGGTCTTATACAACTCCTTCGAAACTCCAACGTCACGTTCGTGTACACAGTGGTGAGAGACCCTACATGTGCAATTTGTGTGGGCGGCGTTTCACACGTTCTGACCATGTCAAACAGCACATGAAGGTACACCAGCCACACAGACAGAAGAATATGTGCCGTATCTGTGGAGTGCGCTTTGCTCGTTCTTCTCTTCTTGGTAGTCACCTTCGTCGACACAGCATTCTTCTAATTCATGTTTGTCGACGTTGTGGTGAGGGTTTCCAGGAAGCTGAAGAGCTGGATCTTCATAGAAAACtgcataaaataaaaagtaacttaCGGCCGAATGGACGACGACGTAGCCGTGGAGCTCCTGTAGATATGTCTGCATTAACGAGCGGACCACCTGATGATATCAACCCGAAAATACCATCTGAAGGGAAATGGGTAGGCTGTGCTAGATTCTGTGTAGCACAGGTATCTACCAGCAATAGTAAGATTATCCGAATGTCAGCATCAGAAAACGAAGATCACGAAGGTGATGAGACTTCAAACAAAAACGAGATAGAGTTCATTAAGCAGGAAGTACAGTATCCTAGTATGGAATCTGAAGAACAACAGTCTTTATCATCTGAAAGAAGTAACTATCAGATGTCTATTTCTACCAGCTACACCTTGGCCAAATCTTTAGTAGACAATCAATTTAGAAGGTTTTCTGCTGAGTCAGAGAAAATGTTTATTCTTCCAAGTAGTACAGAGGCAAATCAGGGAATATCGTTACGAAAGTCTGAATCTGTAAACAACCAGTTTGGTGGTGCTGTCGTACCAACAGAGCCGTCATCTTGTCCAGAAATGTTGCGAAATTCTCTGTCTTCACCTGAAATTTCTCGACAAACACTGTCATCACCAGAAATTTCTCAACAAAGATTACCATCACCAGAGGTTTCTCATGAAACATTGAGTGCACTTAAGGCTGTGATTAAACGAGAACCTGGCTGTGCAAAAGAACAAGATTCTCAATATCCAATGAGTTTACTTGCAAGAAACTCTGTAGCTATGTCCCAATGTCCACCATTCATGAAATATCCAGAAGATCTTTCCCAACAAACACAAATTCGACAGAGAAATATTTCTAGCCCAGCATCTGTAAATGGTAAAAGGCTCAGTAAATGTGACCATTGTGGAATGTGGTTTGAGGATTTTGGAATATACATGCTCCATAGTAGCTTACACTCAGCTGATGAAACAGATCCTTTCACTTGCAGAAAATGTCTAAAAAAGCTTGGAAACCGATTAGAATTCATGGCTCACCTTGTTTGGCACTTGGATCCAGAGCTCCATATTTAA
- the LOC106880022 gene encoding zinc finger protein 629 isoform X1, translating to MSLYRFSRMELGETSAISEDKKYTVQLVTKFTCKYCAMQFASLRDMQLHVLSHTHGKTLHSCTVCGRSYTTPSKLQRHVRVHSGERPYMCNLCGRRFTRSDHVKQHMKVHQPHRQKNMCRICGVRFARSSLLGSHLRRHSILLIHVCRRCGEGFQEAEELDLHRKLHKIKSNLRPNGRRRSRGAPVDMSALTSGPPDDINPKIPSEGKWVGCARFCVAQVSTSNSKIIRMSASENEDHEGDETSNKNEIEFIKQEVQYPSMESEEQQSLSSERSNYQMSISTSYTLAKSLVDNQFRRFSAESEKMFILPSSTEANQGISLRKSESVNNQFGGAVVPTEPSSCPEMLRNSLSSPEISRQTLSSPEISQQRLPSPEVSHETLSALKAVIKREPGCAKEQDSQYPMSLLARNSVAMSQCPPFMKYPEDLSQQTQIRQRNISSPASVNGKRLSKCDHCGMWFEDFGIYMLHSSLHSADETDPFTCRKCLKKLGNRLEFMAHLVWHLDPELHI from the coding sequence CTTCAGCAGAATGGAACTGGGGGAGACGTCTGCCATCTCTGAAGACAAAAAGTATACAGTGCAGCTGGTGACCAagttcacatgtaaatattgtgcCATGCAATTTGCTTCGTTGCGGGATATGCAGCTGCATGTACTATCACATACTCACGGTAAAACATTGCATAGTTGCACTGTGTGTGGAAGGTCTTATACAACTCCTTCGAAACTCCAACGTCACGTTCGTGTACACAGTGGTGAGAGACCCTACATGTGCAATTTGTGTGGGCGGCGTTTCACACGTTCTGACCATGTCAAACAGCACATGAAGGTACACCAGCCACACAGACAGAAGAATATGTGCCGTATCTGTGGAGTGCGCTTTGCTCGTTCTTCTCTTCTTGGTAGTCACCTTCGTCGACACAGCATTCTTCTAATTCATGTTTGTCGACGTTGTGGTGAGGGTTTCCAGGAAGCTGAAGAGCTGGATCTTCATAGAAAACtgcataaaataaaaagtaacttaCGGCCGAATGGACGACGACGTAGCCGTGGAGCTCCTGTAGATATGTCTGCATTAACGAGCGGACCACCTGATGATATCAACCCGAAAATACCATCTGAAGGGAAATGGGTAGGCTGTGCTAGATTCTGTGTAGCACAGGTATCTACCAGCAATAGTAAGATTATCCGAATGTCAGCATCAGAAAACGAAGATCACGAAGGTGATGAGACTTCAAACAAAAACGAGATAGAGTTCATTAAGCAGGAAGTACAGTATCCTAGTATGGAATCTGAAGAACAACAGTCTTTATCATCTGAAAGAAGTAACTATCAGATGTCTATTTCTACCAGCTACACCTTGGCCAAATCTTTAGTAGACAATCAATTTAGAAGGTTTTCTGCTGAGTCAGAGAAAATGTTTATTCTTCCAAGTAGTACAGAGGCAAATCAGGGAATATCGTTACGAAAGTCTGAATCTGTAAACAACCAGTTTGGTGGTGCTGTCGTACCAACAGAGCCGTCATCTTGTCCAGAAATGTTGCGAAATTCTCTGTCTTCACCTGAAATTTCTCGACAAACACTGTCATCACCAGAAATTTCTCAACAAAGATTACCATCACCAGAGGTTTCTCATGAAACATTGAGTGCACTTAAGGCTGTGATTAAACGAGAACCTGGCTGTGCAAAAGAACAAGATTCTCAATATCCAATGAGTTTACTTGCAAGAAACTCTGTAGCTATGTCCCAATGTCCACCATTCATGAAATATCCAGAAGATCTTTCCCAACAAACACAAATTCGACAGAGAAATATTTCTAGCCCAGCATCTGTAAATGGTAAAAGGCTCAGTAAATGTGACCATTGTGGAATGTGGTTTGAGGATTTTGGAATATACATGCTCCATAGTAGCTTACACTCAGCTGATGAAACAGATCCTTTCACTTGCAGAAAATGTCTAAAAAAGCTTGGAAACCGATTAGAATTCATGGCTCACCTTGTTTGGCACTTGGATCCAGAGCTCCATATTTAA
- the LOC106880022 gene encoding zinc finger protein 629 isoform X2, translating into MDSFSRMELGETSAISEDKKYTVQLVTKFTCKYCAMQFASLRDMQLHVLSHTHGKTLHSCTVCGRSYTTPSKLQRHVRVHSGERPYMCNLCGRRFTRSDHVKQHMKVHQPHRQKNMCRICGVRFARSSLLGSHLRRHSILLIHVCRRCGEGFQEAEELDLHRKLHKIKSNLRPNGRRRSRGAPVDMSALTSGPPDDINPKIPSEGKWVGCARFCVAQVSTSNSKIIRMSASENEDHEGDETSNKNEIEFIKQEVQYPSMESEEQQSLSSERSNYQMSISTSYTLAKSLVDNQFRRFSAESEKMFILPSSTEANQGISLRKSESVNNQFGGAVVPTEPSSCPEMLRNSLSSPEISRQTLSSPEISQQRLPSPEVSHETLSALKAVIKREPGCAKEQDSQYPMSLLARNSVAMSQCPPFMKYPEDLSQQTQIRQRNISSPASVNGKRLSKCDHCGMWFEDFGIYMLHSSLHSADETDPFTCRKCLKKLGNRLEFMAHLVWHLDPELHI; encoded by the coding sequence CTTCAGCAGAATGGAACTGGGGGAGACGTCTGCCATCTCTGAAGACAAAAAGTATACAGTGCAGCTGGTGACCAagttcacatgtaaatattgtgcCATGCAATTTGCTTCGTTGCGGGATATGCAGCTGCATGTACTATCACATACTCACGGTAAAACATTGCATAGTTGCACTGTGTGTGGAAGGTCTTATACAACTCCTTCGAAACTCCAACGTCACGTTCGTGTACACAGTGGTGAGAGACCCTACATGTGCAATTTGTGTGGGCGGCGTTTCACACGTTCTGACCATGTCAAACAGCACATGAAGGTACACCAGCCACACAGACAGAAGAATATGTGCCGTATCTGTGGAGTGCGCTTTGCTCGTTCTTCTCTTCTTGGTAGTCACCTTCGTCGACACAGCATTCTTCTAATTCATGTTTGTCGACGTTGTGGTGAGGGTTTCCAGGAAGCTGAAGAGCTGGATCTTCATAGAAAACtgcataaaataaaaagtaacttaCGGCCGAATGGACGACGACGTAGCCGTGGAGCTCCTGTAGATATGTCTGCATTAACGAGCGGACCACCTGATGATATCAACCCGAAAATACCATCTGAAGGGAAATGGGTAGGCTGTGCTAGATTCTGTGTAGCACAGGTATCTACCAGCAATAGTAAGATTATCCGAATGTCAGCATCAGAAAACGAAGATCACGAAGGTGATGAGACTTCAAACAAAAACGAGATAGAGTTCATTAAGCAGGAAGTACAGTATCCTAGTATGGAATCTGAAGAACAACAGTCTTTATCATCTGAAAGAAGTAACTATCAGATGTCTATTTCTACCAGCTACACCTTGGCCAAATCTTTAGTAGACAATCAATTTAGAAGGTTTTCTGCTGAGTCAGAGAAAATGTTTATTCTTCCAAGTAGTACAGAGGCAAATCAGGGAATATCGTTACGAAAGTCTGAATCTGTAAACAACCAGTTTGGTGGTGCTGTCGTACCAACAGAGCCGTCATCTTGTCCAGAAATGTTGCGAAATTCTCTGTCTTCACCTGAAATTTCTCGACAAACACTGTCATCACCAGAAATTTCTCAACAAAGATTACCATCACCAGAGGTTTCTCATGAAACATTGAGTGCACTTAAGGCTGTGATTAAACGAGAACCTGGCTGTGCAAAAGAACAAGATTCTCAATATCCAATGAGTTTACTTGCAAGAAACTCTGTAGCTATGTCCCAATGTCCACCATTCATGAAATATCCAGAAGATCTTTCCCAACAAACACAAATTCGACAGAGAAATATTTCTAGCCCAGCATCTGTAAATGGTAAAAGGCTCAGTAAATGTGACCATTGTGGAATGTGGTTTGAGGATTTTGGAATATACATGCTCCATAGTAGCTTACACTCAGCTGATGAAACAGATCCTTTCACTTGCAGAAAATGTCTAAAAAAGCTTGGAAACCGATTAGAATTCATGGCTCACCTTGTTTGGCACTTGGATCCAGAGCTCCATATTTAA